Proteins encoded together in one Struthio camelus isolate bStrCam1 chromosome 19, bStrCam1.hap1, whole genome shotgun sequence window:
- the GSG1L2 gene encoding germ cell-specific gene 1-like protein 2 codes for MPVSVPVKGRRQRASAAFSLSFLSLVFSITAFSSSYWCEGARKVAKPFCAGQSKGQHCIRFNNPDVNNSNAVQYIWETGDDKFIDRKFHAGIWYSCEEIINGEGEKCRSFISLTAPADRGVLWLSIVAELLYIILLLAGAILMSIEVCYYTTAIDGLKINAFSAVVTVLAGLLGMVAHMMYTTVFQMTVNLGPEDWRPHTWDYGWSYRLAWGSFACCMAAAVTTINKYTKTILEFKHKRKKLERSLKIKYKFPDPAAPEKACNVYVNSFHKTTEDSAHPIKGLHHLASISVL; via the exons ATGCCAGTTTCTGTTCCAGTTAAAGGCAGACGGCAGAGAGCCTCAGCAGCATtttctctcagttttctttctttagtctTCTCTATTACAGCATTCAGTAGCAGCTACTGGTGTGAAGGGGCGAGAAAAGTTGCCAAACCTTTCTGTGCAGGACAAAGCAAAGGGCAACACTGCATCCGCTTTAATAACCCTGATGTTAACAACAGCAATGCTGTGCAATATATCTGGGAGACAGGAGATGACAAGTTCATTGACCGAAAGTTTCATGCTGGGATCTGGTATTCCTGCGAGGAAATTATAAATGGGGAAG GTGAGAAATGTAGAAGTTTCATCAGCCTGACTGCACCTGCTGATCGAG GGGTTTTATGGCTGTCTATTGTAGCAGAGCTACTGTACATCATTTTGCTTCTGGCTGGAGCCATTCTTATGTCAATAGAAGTATGTTACTATACTACTGCCATTGATGGGCTAAAGATCAACGCCTTTTCTGCAGTTGTCACCGTACTAGCAG GTCTTCTGGGCATGGTTGCTCACATGATGTACACAACTGTATTTCAAATGACTGTCAACCTTGGTCCTGAAGACTGGAGACCTCACACATGGGACTATGGCTGGTCCTATCG CCTCGCATGGGGTTCCTTCGCTTGCTGTATGGCTGCAGCTGTCACCACTATTAACAAATACACAAAAACTATTTTGGAAttcaagcacaaaagaaaaaagctggaaaGGAGTTTAAAGATTAAATACAAGTTTCCTGATCCTGCAGCTCCAGAGAAAGCTTGCAATGTGTATGTAAACTCTTTTCACAAAACTACAGAGGACTCTGCACACCCAATAAAAGGCTTGCATCACCTGGCCAGTATTTCAGTTCTGTAA